Below is a window of Candidatus Falkowbacteria bacterium DNA.
CTTGATAATGTTTTGCTTTTGATTGATGTAATAAACTGTAGCCTTTAGTTTTTTAGCTACTTCTGGTTTCAAAGTCGACAAATCAGTCCACGAACCAATTGAACTTTCACCAGCAACTGCATCAGCTGCTTCCTCAAATGGACCATTTGGTTCCATGTAAAATGTTGCCAGCAAATCCTTTGTTAAGTTTGGTTTGTAACCTTGATCAATAAATCCTACGTGTGACATATTTTTTAGTTAAAAGTTAGAAAGTTAAATGCCCGCCTGCCAGCCCGCATAGCTAACTGCGTTGCTGGCGGGCATCGCTATGCGAAGCATTGTGGGCAGGTTTATAAAGTTAATATTTCCTTATGTAATTTTAGTTAAAAAAACTCTTAAATCATTGACAATTTTATGCAGATTTGCTACTATATGAAGTATCATTGTTCATTTTCAAAAGGAGAAAAACATGAGTCGAATTAATGCCATTTCAGGTTTAGTTCAATTTACTGAGAAAGAAGCAGCTGAAATCAAATGCACGCCTAAACTATTTACTGCCAAGTACCAAGAAAGGACTTCGTATGGTAAGGCAGAGTGTGAATGGCTGGCTCGTATTCTAGGAACACTCAACACCAACGGCGAAGTATTTTATGCGTCAACCTGGCGAACAATTGTCAATATTTATGAAGGCGGAAAAATCAACTTCTGGAAGTTGAAGCTTGTCAATAAAAAAGGTCTGGTTGGTAAATTCCTTCGTTGGATTGGCCTGGGACGCTTGTCGCTGGTCCCGAAAAATGATGATGGTTGCAATATTCATTCAAGTCGGATCTTTGGTTTAGGCATGAAGGAAACCAGTCGAATCGGTCGCGACCCAGCAACCATCGTTCGTGGTATGCACCTACTCTTGGAGCACGGCTTTGTGGATATTATGGAGCTCGAAGGTCAGGATGTTATTTTCCCGACTGACAAGTACTTTCAACACATGATGCCAGCTACGAGCTAGAAATATTTATACTCTCTGAACATTGTTTCAGGGAGTTTTTTTATTCAAAAAACACGAGAGCATAAAAACATTCACTGTAACTACTTTCATTACATCACCAAAGCCAAGAATAATCCTTCTTCACTTTCTTGATCAGATTCTCAGGACTAACAATACCGAATTCGCAAATATATC
It encodes the following:
- a CDS encoding ribulose-bisphosphate carboxylase large subunit, with amino-acid sequence MSHVGFIDQGYKPNLTKDLLATFYMEPNGPFEEAADAVAGESSIGSWTDLSTLKPEVAKKLKATVYYINQKQNIIK